One Oncorhynchus clarkii lewisi isolate Uvic-CL-2024 chromosome 28, UVic_Ocla_1.0, whole genome shotgun sequence genomic region harbors:
- the LOC139387261 gene encoding fibronectin type III domain-containing protein 7: MGATDFKVLQLLLLISLSEICGAQNADITLSVFQVSTKSMTVRWSRYSGASSYKITATPKNSPQPSAFAQFSGNSVIGSVNSLSANTMYTMRVEAIDKAGNVLSSAELDGSSSPEVPTIKQAYSKQSDSITVEFSEVMGASGYILRAESEVGDFLSETAVTSSPGTVLQLQPYTDYTLSVMSVNSAGRSQPSAPVQIRTVVVAPQLNSTSPRNDTILVTWSPVNHAVLYTLCIIKEGSNSRLKINTSDPFMTFDDLEPGTIYCVKGTAWDLDGRPGDDLTVCQITRPLSPGTIRLFSTQTRSGGLAVYWQMVHGADVYLAKTSTGQNCSASGRFCMISPLSCGQNHSVTVTAENSAGTSNPSDPEEFITFPCPLEQVWVDEHQAGSCWVSWTKMPLVEYYIAFVKRDDGSEEHCNTTDTTCHFYCMCGYTYLITMFTYNQAGSSPPGDVFNYTTIPCCPEDVTIALVSTETLEIMWSSVRGAELYETTAEEIDDVIHCKDTAPVCALSNLRCNTQYSVVVTACSEIRGCNRTCKPHTHETAPCSPEILSVSQTNSSSSVSVLYTAPNTPNTTYTVTAMGLTDTHTCQSLSTSCQLTQLPCGATYDVTAYARTAVGPSLSSYSVPLETGPCCPHTLTVDQVTQALTNVTWSPATGARSYVTALTSSRGHAKCHTMDTHCLMGCITCGTNYSVSLEAISRTGHKTECRYHGFSSSACCPSSVKLYRMANKSLRVYWHSSGPQNHTVDLIGTGTNHTCIPPPLSSSCDVAEVMCGDVYTMVVAPVNQDGSKVTFCPGRIYSVSCSGSNVGMVIYRGKRSVD; this comes from the exons ATGGGAGCAACAGATTTTAAAGTGTTACAGCTCTTGCTTTTAATCAGTTTATCTGAG ATATGTGGAGCGCAAAA TGCAGACATAACGTTATCCGTGTTCCAAGTGTCCACAAAAAGTATGACGGTGCGATGGAGTCGTTACTCTGGGGCAAGCTCCTACAAAATCACCGCCACACCAAAGAACTCTCCTCAACCGTCCGCATTCGCCCAGTTCAGCGGGAACTCCGTCATAGGCTCTGTTAACTCTCTCTCCGCCAACACGATGTACACCATGCGGGTCGAGGCCATTGACAAAGCGGGCAACGTCCTGAGCAGTGCAGAGTTGGACGGGAGctcat CCCCCGAGGTACCTACCATTAAGCAGGCCTACTCCAAGCAGAGCGACAGCATCACTGTGGAGTTCAGTGAGGTAATGGGGGCGAGCGGCTACATCCTGCGAGCTGAGTCTGAGGTGGGAGACTTCTTATCAGAGACCGCGGTGACCAGCTCCCCCGGCACCGTGCTGCAGTTGCAGCCATACACAGACTACACCCTCAGTGTCATGTCTGTCAACAGCGCGGGACGCAGCCAGCCCTCAGCACCCGTCCAGATCAGAACGG TGGTGGTGGCCCCACAGCTAAactccacctctcccagaaatGACACCATCCTGGTGACCTGGTCCCCGGTCAACCACGCGGTCCTCTACACCCTCTGCATCATCAAGGAGGGCTCCAACTCTCGCCTCAAAATCAACACCAGCGACCCATTCATGACCTTTGATGACCTGGAGCCCGGTACCATCTACTGCGTCAAGGGCACGGCCTGGGACCTGGACGGTCGCCCCGGAGACGACCTCACTGTGTGTCAGATCACCC GTCCTCTCAGCCCTGGGACCATCCGGTTGTTTTCGACCCAGACCAGGTCTGGGGGTTTGGCAGTCTACTGGCAGATGGTGCATGGGGCAGACGTCTACTTGGCAAAGACTTCTACTGGTCAGAACTGCTCTGCCTCAGGGAGGTTCTGTATGATCAGCCCACTGAGCTGCGGGCAGAACCACAGTGTGACTGTTACAGCTGAGAACAGCGCTGGAACCAGCAACCCCTCTGACCCAGAGGAATTCATCACAT tcccaTGCCCTCTTGAGCAAGTCTGGGTAGATGAGCACCAGGCGGGCAGCTGCTGGGTGTCGTGGACTAAGATGCCCTTGGTGGAGTACTACATCGCTTTTGTCAAGAGAGACGACGGGTCTGAGGAGCACTGTAACACCACTGACACCACCTGTCACTTTTACTGCATGTGTGGCTACACCTACCTCATCACCATGTTCACCTACAACCAGGCTGGCTCCAGTCCCCCGGGAGACGTGTTCAACTATACCACCA tTCCCTGTTGCCCAGAGGACGTTACCATAGCACTGGTGTCGACGGAGACCCTGGAGATCATGTGGTCGTCGGTGCGGGGGGCGGAGCTATACGAGACGACGGCGGAGGAGATTGATGATGTCATCCACTGTAAGGACACGGCGCCTGTGTGTGCTCTGTCCAACCTACGCTGTAACACACAGTACAGTGTGGTGGTGACAGCATGCAGCGAAATACGAGGCTGCAACCGCACCTGCAAACCTCACACACACgagacag cTCCCTGTTCTCCAGAGATCCTGAGTGTATCTCAGACCAACTCATCCTCGAGTGTCAGTGTCTTGTACACGGCCCCCAACACCCCCAAcactacctacaccgtcacagcCATGGgcctcactgacacacacacctgtcaatcaCTCTCCACCTCTTGCCAGCTCACACAGCTGCCCTGCGGAGCCACCTATGATGTCACAGCGTATGCCAGGACAGCAGTGGGGCCAAGCCTGTCCAGCTATAGCGTGCCCCTGGAAACAG GTCCCTGCTGCCCCCACACCCTGACAGTAGACCAGGTGACCCAGGCCTTGACCAACGTCACCTGGTCCCCCGCTACAGGGGCGCGCTCCTATGTCACGGCGCTGACATCATCTCGGGGACACGCCAAGTGCcacaccatggacacacactgccTGATGGGATGCATCACCTGCGGGACCAACTATAGCGTGAGCCTGGAGGCCATCAGCAGGACAGGCCACAAGACAGAATGCAGATATCATGGGTTCTCATCCA gCGCCTGTTGTCCATCGAGTGTCAAGCTCTACCGGATGGCCAACAAATCTCTGAGGGTGTACTGGCACTCCTCGGGCCCCCAGAACCACACGGTGGACCTGATTGGGACAGGCACCAACCACACCTGCATCCCCCCGCCTCTCAGCAGCTCCTGTGACGTGGCCGAGGTCATGTGTGGGGACGTCTACACCATGGTGGTGGCACCTGTCAATCAGGATGGGAGCAAAGTCACATTCTGTCCCGGCAGGATCTACTCTG TGTCCTGCTCCGGAAGCAATGTAGGAATGG TGATCTATCGGGGAAAGAGAAGTGTCGATTAG
- the LOC139386780 gene encoding basic proline-rich protein-like → MKLDERKSRVCKVVIKAKGGYFEESKIYSHPKQQPRDPSHPKWQPRDPSHPKQQPRDPSHPKQQPRDPSHPKQQPRDPSHPKQQPRDPSRPKRKPRDPSHPKWQPRDPSHPKRQPRDPSHPKRQPRDPSHPKRQPRDPLPPKAATKGPLPPKAETKGPPPTQSGNPGTPPTQSGNQGTPPTQSGNQGTPSHPKRQPRDPSHPKRQPGDPLPPKSGNPGTPPTQSGNPGTPSHPKRQPRDPLPPKAANQGPPPTQSGDPGNPSHPKRQPRDPSHPKRQPRDPLPLKAATQGPSHLKAATHGPLPPKAATHGPLPPKAATQGPLPPKAATQGPPPTQSGDPGTSSHPKRRPRDLLPPKAATQGPPPTQSGDPGTLPPKAATHGPLPPKAATQGPLPPKAATQGPPPTQSRDPGTSCITSSTDALHYLCRGPPALPLPRTPALPLPRTPALPLPQTPCITSAADPLHYLCRGPAALPLPRTHCITSAADPCITSAADPCITSAVDPLHYLCRGPLHYLCRGPTALPLPWTPALPLPWTPALPLPWTPALPLPRTPALPLPWTPCITSAVDPRLNAPGL, encoded by the coding sequence atgaagctagaTGAGAGAAAGTCAAGAGTGTGTAAagttgtcatcaaagcaaagggtggctactttgaagaatctaaaatatactcCCACCCAAAGCAgcaacccagggacccctcccaccCAAAGTGGCAACCAAGGGACCCCTCCCACCCAAAGCAgcaacccagggacccctcccaccCAAAGCAgcaacccagggacccctcccaccCAAAGCAgcaacccagggacccctcccaccCAAAGCAgcaacccagggacccctcccgcCCAAAGCGGAAACCAAGGGACCCCTCCCACCCAAAGTGGCAACCAAGGGACCCCTCACACCCAAAGCGGCAACCAAGGGACCCCTCCCACCCAAAGCggcaacccagggacccctcccaccCAAAGCggcaacccagggaccccctcccaccCAAAGCGGCAACCAAGGGACCCCTCCCACCCAAAGCGGAAACCAAGGGACCCCCTCCCACCCAAAGCggcaacccagggacccctcccaccCAAAGCGGCAACCAAGGGACCCCTCCCACCCAAAGCGGCAACCAAGGGACCCCCTCCCACCCAAAGCggcaacccagggacccctcccaccCAAAGCGGCAACCAGGGGACCCCCTCCCACCTAAAAGCggcaacccagggacccctcccaccCAAAGTggcaacccagggaccccctcccaccCAAAGCGGCAACCAAGGGACCCCCTCCCACCCAAAGCGGCAaaccagggaccccctcccaccCAAAGCGGCGACCCAGGGAATCCCTCCCACCCAAAGCggcaacccagggacccctcccaccCAAAGCggcaacccagggaccccctcccactCAAAgcggcgacccagggaccctcCCACCTAAAAGCGGCAACCCACGGACCCCTCCCACCCAAAGCGGCAACCCACGGACCCCTCCCACCCAAAGCggcaacccagggacccctcccaccCAAAGCGGCAACCCAGGGACCTCCTCCCACCCAAAGCGGCGACCCAGGGACCTCCTCCCACCCAAAGCGGCGACCCAGGGACCTCCTCCCACCGAAAGCAGCGACCCAGGGACCTCCTCCCACTCAAAGCGGCGACCCAGGAACCCTCCCACCCAAAGCGGCAACCCACGGACCCCTCCCACCCAAAGCAgcaacccagggacccctcccacccaaagcggcgacccagggaccccctcccactCAAAGCCGCGACCCAGGGACCTCCTGCATTACCTCTTCCACGGACGCCCTGCATTACCTCTGCCGTGGACCCCCTGCATTACCTCTGCCACGGACCCCTGCATTACCTCTGCCACGGACCCCTGCATTACCTCTGCCGCAGACCCCCTGCATTACCTCTGCCGCGGACCCACTGCATTACCTCTGCCGCGGACCCGCTGCATTACCTCTGCCGCGGACCCACTGCATTACCTCTGCCGCGGACCCCTGCATTACCTCTGCCGCGGACCCCTGCATTACCTCTGCCGTGGACCCCCTGCATTACCTCTGCCGTGGACCCCTGCATTACCTCTGCCGTGGACCCACTGCATTACCTCTGCCGTGGACCCCTGCATTACCTCTGCCGTGGACCCCTGCATTACCTCTGCCGTGGACCCCTGCATTACCTCTGCCGCGGACCCCTGCATTACCTCTGCCGTGGACCCCCTGCATTACCTCTGCCGTGGACCCCCGGTTGAATGCACCTGGCCTATAG